A window of Psychroflexus sp. ALD_RP9 contains these coding sequences:
- a CDS encoding aminotransferase class I/II-fold pyridoxal phosphate-dependent enzyme, producing the protein MKHQPANAIQDLQYFGEQGGVNPSISDSSTYTFLTAKAMSDTFEGTQEGCYLYSRHSSPGNQYLCDALAKMEATEDAQVFASGMGAITSVILQLCKSGDEIVSSRTIYGGSYAFMKNFLPDFKIKTHFVDITNLNQVEAAINSNTKILYCEALSNPLLEVADLTSLKKIAVKYKLTFIVDNTFTPLVITPSEFGADVVIHSLTKFINGSSDTVGGVVCGSTEFINALKDVNHGAAMLLGQTLDSLRAASILKNLRTLPIRMQQHSKNAMYLAQRLEEDGFKVVYPGLKSHKSHLKMQQQIHPEFGYSGLLTLDLGTLKQANAFMEALQAENVGYLAVSLGFYKTLFTASGSSTSSEISAEEQLKMGLSEGLVRFSIGLDFDIERTYKAIVKCFKLLHLQK; encoded by the coding sequence ATGAAACATCAACCAGCAAATGCTATTCAAGATCTTCAATACTTCGGTGAACAAGGCGGTGTAAATCCTTCTATTTCAGATAGCTCTACCTACACATTTTTAACAGCTAAAGCCATGAGTGATACTTTTGAAGGCACTCAAGAAGGATGTTACCTTTACTCCAGACATTCATCACCAGGCAATCAGTATTTATGTGATGCCTTAGCAAAAATGGAAGCGACTGAAGATGCACAAGTTTTCGCATCTGGTATGGGCGCGATTACATCGGTTATCTTACAACTATGTAAATCTGGAGACGAAATCGTATCAAGCCGAACTATTTATGGTGGTTCTTATGCTTTTATGAAAAATTTTCTGCCTGATTTCAAAATTAAAACTCATTTTGTAGATATTACAAACCTCAATCAAGTTGAAGCTGCTATTAACTCTAACACTAAAATTTTATACTGTGAAGCTTTAAGTAATCCTTTACTTGAAGTGGCTGACTTAACCAGCTTAAAAAAAATAGCAGTTAAATATAAGCTTACATTTATTGTAGATAATACATTTACACCTTTAGTAATTACACCTTCAGAATTTGGAGCAGACGTGGTTATTCACAGCCTAACCAAATTTATTAATGGTTCTTCAGATACGGTTGGCGGTGTTGTTTGTGGTTCAACTGAATTTATTAATGCATTGAAAGATGTGAATCATGGAGCTGCAATGCTTTTAGGGCAAACGCTTGATAGTTTAAGAGCAGCCTCCATTCTTAAAAACCTTAGGACCTTACCAATACGTATGCAACAGCACAGTAAAAATGCTATGTACTTGGCCCAACGCTTAGAAGAAGATGGCTTTAAAGTCGTTTATCCAGGATTAAAGTCGCACAAAAGTCATCTAAAAATGCAGCAACAGATACATCCTGAATTCGGGTACAGCGGCTTACTAACACTCGATTTAGGGACGTTAAAGCAGGCAAATGCGTTTATGGAAGCTTTACAAGCCGAAAATGTAGGCTATCTCGCTGTAAGCCTTGGTTTTTACAAAACATTATTTACCGCCTCAGGCAGTTCAACATCTTCAGAAATTAGTGCAGAAGAACAGCTTAAAATGGGATTAAGTGAAGGTCTAGTTCGGTTTTCTATTGGTTTAGATTTTGATATAGAACGGACATACAAAGCTATTGTGAAGTGTTTTAAATTATTACATTTACAAAAATAA
- a CDS encoding Lrp/AsnC family transcriptional regulator — MAVLDQTDKHLLNLLQENARFTTKQLALKLNLSPTAIYERLKKLERQNYIDRYVALVNPKKIQKDFVTFVMIQLKEHTQASIAAFEREIALIPEIVACFHVSGTYDYLIKVNLDEMSSFRIFMVEKLTKIPHISNTQSAFSIKEVFNHTALKL; from the coding sequence ATGGCAGTTTTAGATCAAACAGATAAACATTTACTTAACTTATTACAAGAAAATGCGCGCTTTACAACTAAGCAATTGGCCTTAAAACTAAACTTATCTCCAACTGCAATTTATGAACGGTTAAAAAAATTAGAAAGACAGAATTATATAGATCGTTACGTAGCTTTAGTTAATCCCAAAAAAATACAGAAAGATTTTGTGACATTTGTGATGATTCAATTAAAAGAACACACCCAGGCATCAATAGCTGCTTTTGAACGTGAAATAGCTTTAATTCCTGAAATTGTAGCTTGTTTTCATGTGAGTGGAACTTACGACTATTTGATTAAAGTTAATTTAGACGAAATGTCAAGTTTTAGGATTTTTATGGTCGAAAAACTAACTAAAATTCCTCATATTAGTAACACTCAGTCAGCTTTTAGCATCAAAGAAGTGTTTAATCACACCGCTCTAAAGTTATAA